In the Urocitellus parryii isolate mUroPar1 chromosome 10, mUroPar1.hap1, whole genome shotgun sequence genome, one interval contains:
- the Med28 gene encoding mediator of RNA polymerase II transcription subunit 28, with translation MAAPLGGMFSGQPPGPPQPPPGLPGQASLLQAAPGAPRTSSSTLVDELESSFEACFASLVSQDYVNGTDQEEIRTGVDQCIQKFLDIARQTECFFLQKRLQLSVQKPEQVIKEDVSELRNELQRKDALVQKHLTKLRHWQQVLEDINVQHKKPAEVPQGSLAYLEQASANIPAPMKQT, from the exons ATGGCGGCCCCGCTAGGTGGTATGTTCTCCGGGCAGCCGCCGGGCCCCCCGCAACCCCCGCCGGGACTCCCGGGCCAGGCTTCGCTTCTTCAGGCAGCGCCTGGCGCGCCGAGGACTTCTAGCAGCACCTTGGTGGACGAGCTGGAGTCGTCGTTCGAG GCTTGCTTTGCTTCTCTCGTGAGTCAGGATTATGTCAATGGCACCGATCAGGAAGAAATTCGAACTG gtgttgaTCAATGTATCCAGAAGTTTCTGGATATTGCAAGACAGACAGAATGCTTTTTTCTACAAAAAAGATTGCAGTTGTCTGTTCAGAAACCTGAGCAAGTTATCAAAGAG GACGTCTCAGAACTAAGGAATGAGTTGCAGCGGAAAGATGCGCTGGTGCAGAAGCACTTGACAAAGCTGAGGCATTGGCAGCAGGTGCTGGAGGACATCAATGTGCAGCACAAAAAGCCGGCCGAGGTCCCTCAGGGCTCCTTGGCCTACCTGGAGCAGGCATCTGCCAACATCCCTGCGCCTATGAAGCAGACCTGA